The following DNA comes from Dermacentor andersoni chromosome 2, qqDerAnde1_hic_scaffold, whole genome shotgun sequence.
GGCGATAAAAGGACGCATGTCTTAGCTTGGGCTATAAGACGAATTTGATTGGTGGGACGCAATCTGACGGACCATTCATCAAATGGTGTGTTTTTCACGTTGTTTGGAAAAATGTAGTCCGAGTAAAACGAAAAGTGTTTTAGTGAAGGACTCTTCGCGTGCCAAGGACAAAACTATTTTAGATTATCTAGATGTTCACCTCAGCAGCGTTCAAGGAAGCAATGTTACAGAATGTTTGGACCGGTTTAAGGAACTTTGCACATACTGTATTCGAAATTTCGTATGAAGCAATACAAAGAAAACGGCGAAAGTTAATCCTTTGGTCACTCAAGAAGTCATtcacttgaaaagaaaaataaaacgctgGAGACGAATAAACGTCCCTAGAACAAAAATCCAAAACGCGCAAGCTACGTTGAGCTTGTCTATTGGGCATGCTAAACGGTGGTACTTTAATGATATCTTGCCCAATTTTTATTCACACAGTGCTACAAAAATTTTGGGCCCCAttcctcagtaaaaaaaaataacactggaACAAATAGTGGATGGTGGCATTCTTATCGCCGAAAACCAAAGTATTGCGGAGCATTTCAACGCATACTTCCACAGTGTCTTTACCAATACAAATGACCCTGCGCTTCCTACTTGTCCATTGTCCGGTGAAAACTCGGAACTTCTATATGTACCAAGCGTAATTTCCATGCTCCTTAACTTGAAAACCAAGTCTACCCCTGGTCCGGACAACATACAGAACGTTTTTTCTGCCTCGATACGCAGAAATTATGCCCACgtttcttgttattatttttcGTGCATCATTATCCACAGCAACTCTTCCTACTGACTGGCGAACTGCGCCTGTAGTGCCAGTGCCGAAGAAGGGTGACCTAACACTAATAGGTAACTATCGCCCAATAGTGCTAACGGCATCGGGCTGTAAGACGCTATAACACATCGTAGCTGACTTCATTACGAAATTCTTAAACGATAACAATGGTCTTTCACCTTcgcaacatggttttcgaaaagGTTTTCCACTTACACCCAATCACCATTGGTTATCCATTCTTTTGTGAATATTTTAGACAAATCCGGCCAGGTAGATGCAATGTTTTTAGACTTCATGAAAGCATTTGACCTTGTTGCGCACTCGAAATTAATTGAGAAGCTTCGATTAATTAACCTTCCTTGTTTCACAATTAATTGGGCTTCAGCGTGCCTCACGAACCGAAAACAGTTTGTAGGTATTGACACTTACCATTCCCGTGAACTCCCAGTTACCTCAGGTGTACCTTAGGGTAGCGTTCTatggcctttattttttttttcatatatattaATGCCATTACCAGCGTAATCACTGAACCCGTTCAAATAAAAttattcgctgatgattgtgtgctgTTTGGTGAAGTAACCGGCCGCGGTGATCAGATAACCCTGAACAATAACCTTCAAAATATTCTTTCTTGGTGCAGTCCCTGGAATCTGGAACTAAATGCTAACAAGTCAGTGTACATGAAAATAACTAAAAAATTAAGTAGTCTATCTTTTCCTTATGCCCTAGAATCTGAACCGCTAACCAAGGTAAgggaatacaaataccttggcgtcACAATGACAAGTAGCCTAAATTGGAACACACACACATTAATAACACATGTGACTCAGCCTTTCGTAAACTCTGTCTTCTGCGTCATAAACTAAAACAAGCTCACGCTGAAACTAAACCTTTAGCCTACACATCACTAATAAAACCAGAACTTGAGTTTGCATGCATAGTATGGGACCCTTACACCAAAACTAACATTGATGCACTAGAAAGCATTCAGCGTAAAGCAGTCAGATTTATTTTTTCAAAGTACCGCATGGCTGATTCCCCGACAGCACTAATAAAACAACATCGTATCCAAACACTGGAAATGAGAAGAAAGATCCAGCAgttaaaatttctttttcttcttaaaaaTAACCTCCTTTCCCTCACTCCAAAGCTTTATGTAACGCCAATGGTGGCCCTCCAAACACGCCATCGTCACGCTGACTCTTTAACTCCCTATAATGCCAGAACTAACGtctttaaatattcttttttcccacACACACCACTACGGATTGGAACAACTTACCTCAGTCGCTACTAACCGGTATTGATTCCATTGACCATCTGAATTATTGACATCATTGATCTCTTGTGAATTGATTAGCCAAATTGATTTTGTGTTATTGTTCTATCAGTTCCCTTAAACTGTATTGAGGATTCATTTCTACAAATGTTCTTGACTTTATTAGTGTGGGGAATTCTTTCATTACATGATCAAGTGTTTTTTCCCTGTTTTGTACTCACAGCCGATGGACTGAATTAGTATTCTGTGCACTGCTAATTTACGTCTGCTAATGTTATTATCTTTTATTATCATTTGTAtgccactcctgcttgggccacgacaaggcctgcagtattgtataaataaaataaataaataaataaataaataataataataaataaatttgctCGGAACTTCCTCAATAAGGATGAGAAGTGCAGGGCAAATGAAACTGAAGAAGTCCAGAGGAGCAGCCAATCAATGCTGAATGCACTCATAGAAAATCGAGACCCAAGATGACGTCGTGGGCACATTCTTCAATAACAGTGAAAAGAGCAGAGTTCTGAAGGCCGGTGACACTGACACGGGCAGCGCACCTTCCTGTGACGACCGGTGTTGTTCCGTCAGCGACCCGCAGAATATAGGACGCAGCAAGGGTGAGAACTTTAGTCAGGCGTCTGCGAAGATTGTCACTGATGACAGAGATGCGCGTGCCGGTATCAATCAAAGCCGTTACAGAGATAACCGTCTACAGGGTCAACAAAGAAATTTCAGTCCGGGCCGTTGTAGCAGCGTCACCCCTCGCATCTGCCCCTGTCAGTTTTCCGAGGAGTGCCGGTTCATGGGCGACAGAGAACGGTGAACAGAAGGTCGGCGAAACAGGAGGCGTCGTGGTAAAGGCGAACGACTCGGCCGTGTAGGTTGCGAGGCGTCAGTGGTGATATGGCCCTGCGAGTTCCTCCGCCGGCGCCGGGCGACAACCTGGTGAGCGACGGTAAGGTTGGAACGCAGATCGAAATGAGGCGGTCAAGGTGCTGCTGCAGAGACGGGAAATGTGGTTAACATGTCGGCAGTTGGAAGCAATAGGCCTGTCATCTGGCTTTCGCCATTCCATTGGCTTATGAAGGGGCCATGAGGAGTGTCGATTCCGAGGAGCCTCGACAGTAGTAAAGTCGTCGGGTCGGTTGGTGGAACAAACGGCGGGAACACCGAGGTTCGCCAGCTCTTCGTGAACCACGGACTGGATGAGGAAAACCGTCGGTCGACAATCATTAGGGACATACGTCTGGGAGCTTATAGGCTTATAGGCGACGCGGCCTCTATCTCTCGCCGAACGATGCGCACAACGCTCTCTGAAGCGGTCGGCTGATGTGCGAAATTGTATTTGCACATAGGCGTATCTACCATGGAGGGGGGGGCACTTGCCCCCCCCTCCACTGTCAAAATTGGGGGTAGGGCAAAGTATGTCATTGCCCTTCCCCCCACTTTTGAAAGCAGCCACTTTCGGCTGCATGCTGGAAAATCCAACAAAAgtacagctgaagctaaatttccTTTCttaatagaaagagagagagggagaagtcATAAGAAAAAGGCAGTGTAACCACATAAGTAATGCGGACGACGCGCAGGATTGGCCGCACACACTCGCGTTGCGGAGAACGCCTGGCActgggcagttcccgccctaacaaatgtcagcttgcgcaacttgcatcatgcccagttcATTGGGACCGCTGTATACGTGTTCGAATCAGCTTGCTACATTTAACCTTCGGGCGAGTGGGAGGTTCAGACAAAGcattataatcagccgcgcccaacgatTGTGGCCCTTCCGTCATGAAGTCAttggattatcaaatgctggaactatttatCTCTGTCCAGAGGTAGCCTACATAGCGTTGCGGCCTCAGTATGTTATCATTGTTAAAAATCTAATCaacctcttacaggtataactgtcgaATTTCAGTGTGTTATCATGACTTATCGTTGatatgctcgtgaaaatgacTTTGGTCTaacgtgcagagccatttcaataccaatagaacaGTGACTTGAATTTTTTCTACAGGCACGTGTCACTTCTGACTTTGGCAATTTCATTACCAGGCTGTTTCTCAATACGAGCTACACTATTATGTGTTTCCAGGCAGGAGGAAAGACAGCCGATATTTCGtattatgaaaaaaataaaggccaCTTTTTGGTGACGTGTACTAAAAATTTGCATTATGCAGGTTGcttatgtgctctgaaaacagttaCTGAATAGTCACTTTCTACCAACTATGCGTTTTCGATGCCATTTAGTTTTCTTCCCCGGTATCCTCGGTAAAATATGCGAGGCACGGTGTAtatatttattcgaagtacgaaACATTGTTCTGAGTCACTTGCGATATATAtttattctgtgtaggttcattacagcctttgtagaaagttactcattgaagcGTTCCAGAGTGTCATACTGCCGCCAATCGAAATGTTTCCCAGGCCCCTAAAACAACCGAACGTGAGACAGTTGTGAAATGCCGTGAAAATAGAGAAAATTTTAGGCGcaatgcgttgcgaaactttcactttctTGCTTTAAAAGCAAGTGTTGCAGGTAATTATTAAACCCCCGTATTTCCATGTGTTTTCGTGCATCATACGAGATTAGTAGTTTGTTTCTTCAATGTACTCAGTGAGCTAACAgggcatcttgtttatatctggAGAAAATGAGGGGCATGATATGGCCAATGTGTGGGCAATGTTCCAAATCGGTaggttaaatgcgcattttctaATGGAATACGTATACGCCAGTGGCCCAGAGCGTTATTAATCCGTTTTACGAAAGTTGTGAAACTTCGATGACtgcgctggcataattacaactacaactgaggtcaaattctgcgaacataaggggaacaatacacaaagtttatgtgcgatggtaaatgaGTGTTGATCAACTACAAGGTTAAAAAATttgtaagcaagtgttcgaaagtatcaCGCTGCTGCTCTTAGCTAGGTTTCTCAATCTCCCAAGAGAACGCTGCGTTTCAGATATTTATACTTCGAAGGAATATccagcattttaagtgcaatgtgtcaCGTAGGTTTAATGTTTCTGGCTCATTTATAAGCGATAAGAATAACTATtgaaccttctttctttctttttactttttcatgcgtgatGCATTAGTTTCGTgtggtgtcctcactgaactaaaggaggCCGCTTCGTTATGTTTGTTGAGTGTAAGTACAAGTTAAGGGGTGATGTGTAAGTGAAATTCAAAATAGATATGTCAGTACGGCTTTCTCAATACATTACGCATAAAAGTACTCTAATATATActaatatatatgtatgtatatatatatatatgtagtgaaGGTTTATGGTACGCTATGGAAACtctctgtgcgaagttaaataCGGTTGGATGAAACACAGCCTTTGAAAAAAATTCTTATTCAAGTGTCAGAGCAAGTGATATTGCCGCAGTCAACTATGCTTCTCATGTGTCCCGACAAAGCTGTAggttacaacaggtttatattttgtggaaagggGAGGGGAGTCATGGTCAGTGCAATGTCCGACAAAATGGTTACATTCCTGGTCCAGTTAGAAgggttgcaaataattactgagtcgtcgtttttctttccctatATTCAGGCGTCATGTCACGTTCCGACttggtttcagcgatgtcctgggtgaactaaacaagacattttgtttatatttggggAAAATAAAGGGCGCGTTATGAGCAATATGTACGTAAACTTCAAAGACAGGGGAGTAATTCTGACATTTGCAGCACATTACGCATGCAAGTGATCTGGAACTTTATtaatgtgttttgcgaacaaagaatttaTGTAGTTGCCTTGAGGAACTGTGAACTCAACCTATACCAAATCTAGCGGGAATTGAGTAGGtaatcgattatctgatgcttaagttgAAGCATCACATCTTGTGTCGAAAGGTTATTGCGAAATACTATCATTTTATCTGGAtatatgttattatcctctaagaagttatctactctgtttaaaattacagGTTCCATTAATTTTCCTACGCAGGATGTTAGGGtgattggtctgaggttgtcgatctcaagcttcttaccaggttttggaaagagcgttatcgtcgctttcttccattgagctggcacttctccctttacccaacactcctttatgtattctgttagtttggcgatcgattcatcatcgaggttcctgagaGTCTTTTTGGTTATACCGTCCGGGCCTGGGGCTGATTTGGTGTTTAACTTTTGCAGGGCCGCACGGGTTTCTGCTTTCGTGAGTTCCTCGTCTAATTTTGCATTTGTATTCTCGTTGTAGCTAGGATAGCTGTGAGTGGGTGTCTGTCAGGcatgtacccaggattttttttcggggggtcGACTCGGCGGTGTTTATGAATAAAGAGACCCAGTACTCTGATCTGATCGTATTCTGTGATGGGTGCATTTGGTAGGGACAGTTCGATTTTGGTAGTGCACTTCGGCGAGGGGCGAATGTGCACAAATTGCGATTTGGCCGGGGAGCATTGAAGGCCGCAGCGGCGGGCGTAGGCATCCACGATCTCCgccgcttgctgcaggttggctTCAATGTCTCCTACCGATCCATGtttagcccagatggtgatgtcgtcggcatacagcgcgtgCTGTATGCCTTCTACATTCTCCAGCTGAGCCGGGAGTTTCAGCATTGCCAAATTGAATAGTAGGGGTGAGAGGACCGCGCCCTGCGGGGTACCTCTGGTGCCTAATTGGTAGGGGCCGTGTTCTTCATCTTGTATACGAATGTACGATTGCCGGTCGGAGAGAAATTGTTTAACGTACTGAAACGTGTTGTGTCCACAGTTGGTTTGGGAGAGGTGTGTCAGAATTATGTCGTGTGTGACATTGTCGAAAGCCACCTTCAAATCGAGGGCGAGTACTGCCTTGTCATTGAGGGGGTATTCGACGGGATTTAGAATTTCGCGGTCTAGTTGAAGCAGAACATCTTGCGCGGACCGGTGCGGGCGGaacccgaacatggtgtctgcgaaAACGTTTTGGTTTTCCAGAAACTCGGACAGCCTATCTCGCACCATAGTCTCCATCAGCTTTCCCGCACAAGACGTGAGggagattgggcggaggttgtccgtgGTTATGGCTTTGCCGGCTTTCGGAATGAAAGTGACCAGGGCGGTCTTCCATTCGATTGGGAGTATTGCCTCACCGAGCCAGACTGAGTTTATGTATGCGAGGAGCGCCTCGTAGGCCGGGTCGGGAAGGTTTGCAAGTAGTTTCActgttattttgtctcttccCGGCGCCGTTCCTCGCTTCATTTTAGTGAGGGCCGCCTTCAGGTCGTGGAGCTGGAACGGTTGGTCCAGCTCCGCGTTCTCGGAACCTGCATACGAGTACGCTGGCCCTCGGGGGGTCCTGTTGTATACAAAGGTATTGATCGCGTAGTTTGCATGCTAATTTTGAGATGTCTCCGTCGAAGCTATGGATAGCCCGTTGAAGATGTTTTTGTGTCTCGGCTCTGGTTTGAGTCGGATCAATCAAGGCGCGAAAGAGACGCCAGGTGCTCCGGCTAGACATTTGTCTAGCGGCCGTGTTGCATCGGTCCACCCAATTCGAGTCGGCGAGCTGGGCCGCGTACTCTGCTGCTCGTTGGGTGAGCTCggcgatgcgaattttgagccTCCGATTGTGTTTTTGGCGGCGCCACCTACGGACGAGGCTGTGCCGCGCCTCCCATAGATGCAGGAGGTGGTTGTCGACCTCCGGCGTGGCCTCCGATAGTTGAACTTGAGTTTCCGCCGAACGAAGGTGTGCAACCAATTCTTGTGACCACGTGTGGTAACCTTGTTCGTGGAGAGGGGCCGAATTAGTGTAGTTTTGCCGGAACTTGGTCCAGTCGGGTAGGCGGGCTTGGGCGTGGGATCTTGCCAATGGTTTGCTTCTGACGGTTGTGttgagtatgcagtggtcactgccgagGGTTTCCTCGGTGTTGGCCCATTCTGCGTGTCTAATGTTTTTGGTGAAGGTAAGGTCCGGGCACGTGTCCCGAGTCAAAGAGTTACCAACCCGCGTTGGATGTGCAGGGTCGGTGTGAAGAGTCAGGCCCAGCGTGGACGCAAGTGCCGCTAGCTTGCGCCCGCGCTTTTCTTCACGCATGTACCCCCAGAGTGTGCTgtgagcgttgaaatcgcccacgatCACCAGGGGGTCCCTGCCCGCAGCCTTCAGGGCGCGACTGAAGAGGGCTGCGAAAGTTACATTTTTGAGCTTGGGAGAGCAATAGATGTTGAGTATATGTAatggtgcgttttgtttcttaaGCGGAAGAAGGGTGACCATCACATAGGAATAATCAGTATTGAGTTCCAAATCAACCTGGTTGGCTGTATAATTTTTGTGCACGCCGATACAGGAAGAGGGGTCCTGCTGGAACGTGGTATAATTTGTAAGGGTGGCGCCGCTCCCTGGCTCCTGGAGGGCAACCACCGCGGGGAGTGAAGCGAATGTTGACAGGAAAAGCCGGAGGTCCGCCCGCTTGGCGCGGGAGCGGAATCCCCGGCAGTTCCATTGGGTAATTTGGATGGGGGTGGCCGAATTGGTACGGAGAGAACGCTTAATTTCAGGGCTGTCCGCCATGGTCATTGAAGGGAAAGACCGATTGCAGGGACGCTGCTCCGGAGCCAGCACTCGCGGGGAGGGGAGCATCCTCCAGTCCGGAGAGCGAGCAGCTGTCATTGTCTTCtacttcaatttcaatggtgCGTCGCGACGTTTTCGGACAGCGGCCAGACACGTCTTTTATAAGACCGCCGGTTCGTCGGACGCCACGCGAGGATTGAGCGATGTGCTGTGCGACGATTGTCGGTATGCTTTCAGTTATTTTGGCGATGGCGGAGGTGATTGCCGCGGAAATTTGACTTTCTAGGGTGTTGAAACGGGCATCTATGCGGGCCTCTAGACGGGCCTCAAGTGCAGCTTCCACGCTCAGTGCTGCATTCGGTGCCGCGGGCTCACTCTCCATAGCCTCAGTTGCGGGGGTAGAGGGGGGAGTGGTAGGCTGTTTTGGCTGCGATTCCAGGAGCGTAATTTTTTTGAGAAGCATCTCAATTTGGCCCTCGAGAGCTGCAATCTTGGTTTGCTCGGCACTGCGTGCCGCAGGGGGGGAGGAGGTAGGGGAAGAGGAGGCAGCCCTGCCCGTACCGCTCACCTGCGTTTCGTGTTTCACGGCGTTGGCCCAGGCCCTGGCCTCGCCTCGTGATGGCGACGTCGACAGTTTTCCAGTGCCGCCGTGTGGTGGCGGCTGCGTCGGCGGTCGCTTGCCGGCTCCTCCGGTAGAGCTTCTCGGTGCCGGCTTCTCGGTGTTGCTGTCGTCCCGGCTCGGTGACTCACCGGGGAGGCAAAGATGGCGGCTCTTCTTCTTGGCCGccattttcctctttgtcccgccCTTCGGGGCGGCCATCTTGTGTGTGCGGAATTTTGCCGCACACTCACGTGAGTTTGTGGCGTGTCCGCCGCCACAAACAGAGCACCGTGGAACACACTCGTGAGGGGCCCGCACCCCCTCCACAAACGGGGCTTGTTGCCCGCAGAGTCCGCACGTGTTCTGCTGCGTGTTGGGACAAGCATCCGCTCGGTGGCCGACAGCCCCACACAGGCCGCAGGCCGGGATTGTCCGGTAGTAGGTTTGCACTGGGATGAGCATGTTATCATAGTGCACAAAACGCGGTTTCTCCCTCCCGGCGGAGGTTACCCGAGCTTTGTTAGAGGAGCCGAATTTCCTCACCTCGACAATGGTGCCTGCTCTCCATTGCACCTGCTCTCGAAGCGATTCAGTGGTGTCAGAGTTGCTGACGACGATGACGCCGTGGCAGATATCGCCTCCGTCTTGCCTAAGGTATCCGTGGAGCGGAATCGGCCCACGGTCGGTGTTGATTGAGAAGTCCCCGAGGAGCCGATCTGCCGCTGCCGGGTTCGGGGTGTGGATCAATATCAGGTTTTGTTCACGGGACGGCAGAACCGTAACAGACCTTGCCACCTCAGGCCCGAGGTAGGCCGTAATGGCGGCACCGTAGCGGTTCTCCGAAAAGGCTTGGTGCAGCGACACATGTTCGCGTGGCTTGAGCACGACCACGAAGTCATCAGGGCCCGGTTTTGGAAATGGCCGAGGCTTCCATTTGGTAAGGGCCTTGCGTTTGCTTCCCGCAGCGCGCGAAGCGGGAGGCTGCGTCCTGCCGGCCGGTGTGCCGGAGGCTGGGGCGGCGATGGACGCCG
Coding sequences within:
- the LOC140215845 gene encoding uncharacterized protein — encoded protein: MAAPASFLRGYDPDAMAWTTVSTSEDQNSAPIPTFRHQSLNEAVARRSLVQAKTAASIAAPASGTPAGRTQPPASRAAGSKRKALTKWKPRPFPKPGPDDFVVVLKPREHVSLHQAFSENRYGAAITAYLGPEVARSVTVLPSREQNLILIHTPNPAAADRLLGDFSINTDRGPIPLHGYLRQDGGDICHGVIVVSNSDTTESLREQVQWRAGTIVEVRKFGSSNKARVTSAGREKPRFVHYDNMLIPVQTYYRTIPACGLCGAVGHRADACPNTQQNTCGLCGQQAPFVEGVRAPHECVPRCSVCGGGHATNSRECAAKFRTHKMAAPKGGTKRKMAAKKKSRHLCLPGESPSRDDSNTEKPAPRSSTGGAGKRPPTQPPPHGGTGKLSTSPSRGEARAWANAVKHETQVSGTGRAASSSPTSSPPAARSAEQTKIAALEGQIEMLLKKITLLESQPKQPTTPPSTPATEAMESEPAAPNAALSVEAALEARLEARIDARFNTLESQISAAITSAIAKITESIPTIVAQHIAQSSRGVRRTGGLIKDVSGRCPKTSRRTIEIEVEDNDSCSLSGLEDAPLPASAGSGAASLQSVFPFNDHGGQP